The following proteins are encoded in a genomic region of Cellulomonas sp. ES6:
- the miaA gene encoding tRNA (adenosine(37)-N6)-dimethylallyltransferase MiaA, with protein sequence MTLVVAVVGPTATGKSDLGLALAERLGGEVVNADALQLYRGLDIGTAKLAPAERRGVPHHLLDVLDPTEDASVAAYQRDARAAVADIGARGRRPVVVGGSGLYVRALLDRIEFPGTDPEVRARLEARVEAEGARALHAELAAVDPVAADSIGPRNARRIVRALEVVALTGRPYSANLPGHDYAVPAVQIGLDCDRGVLDARVEARVDRMWAAGLVDEVRGLVKSGIGRTAARAVGYAEVIAALRGEITLDEARAQVVAGTRRLARKQMGWFGRDPRVHWLDAQDPDLPERALALVAAADAGELGLATADPAPRRSLGS encoded by the coding sequence GTGACCCTCGTCGTCGCTGTCGTCGGCCCGACGGCCACCGGCAAGTCCGACCTCGGCCTGGCGCTCGCGGAGCGCCTCGGGGGCGAGGTCGTCAACGCCGACGCGCTGCAGCTCTACCGGGGGCTGGACATCGGCACCGCGAAGCTGGCGCCGGCCGAGCGCCGCGGCGTCCCGCACCACCTGCTCGACGTGCTGGACCCCACGGAGGACGCGAGCGTCGCCGCCTACCAGCGCGACGCCCGCGCGGCCGTGGCCGACATCGGGGCGCGCGGCCGGCGGCCCGTCGTGGTCGGCGGCTCGGGGCTCTACGTCCGGGCCCTGCTCGACCGCATCGAGTTCCCGGGCACCGACCCGGAGGTCCGCGCCCGGCTCGAGGCCCGCGTCGAGGCGGAGGGTGCCCGCGCGCTGCACGCGGAGCTGGCGGCCGTCGACCCCGTGGCGGCGGACAGCATCGGACCGCGCAACGCCCGGCGGATCGTGCGCGCGCTGGAGGTGGTCGCGCTGACCGGCAGGCCGTACTCCGCGAACCTGCCGGGGCACGACTACGCCGTCCCGGCGGTGCAGATCGGGCTCGACTGCGACCGGGGGGTGCTCGACGCGCGGGTCGAGGCCCGGGTCGACCGGATGTGGGCGGCCGGGCTCGTCGACGAGGTGCGCGGGCTCGTGAAGAGCGGGATCGGCCGGACCGCGGCCCGCGCCGTGGGGTACGCGGAGGTGATCGCGGCGCTGCGGGGCGAGATCACGCTGGACGAGGCCCGCGCGCAGGTCGTCGCCGGGACGCGGCGTCTCGCCCGCAAGCAGATGGGGTGGTTCGGGCGCGACCCCCGGGTGCACTGGCTGGACGCCCAGGACCCGGACCTGCCGGAGCGCGCGCTCGCCCTGGTGGCGGCCGCGGACGCCGGTGAGCTCGGCCTCGCCACGGCCGACCCGGCGCCCCGCCGTAGTCTGGGTTCATGA
- the dapF gene encoding diaminopimelate epimerase — MTVPTAAPATATSSRVLHATKGHGTQNDFVLLDGRDGVDLDAALVRALADRRAGVGADGVIRLVASGDLPEGVAVLAEDPAATWFMDYRNADGSVAEMCGNGVRVVAAYARALGLWDPAEGELVLGTRAGVRRVREVEGPAGELWYAVDMGAWRLPGGTGAASAGFDAQVAVAGLDVPRPALGVDLGNPHTVLALAGDAELDDADLTRAPAVEPVPPHGTNVELVVPLGEERDADGTVLGRLRMRVHERGVGETRSCGTGACAAALAVRTWAGPQAPDVWLVDVPGGTVRVTALADGHVELAGPAVLVADVDVDVAALAG; from the coding sequence ATGACCGTCCCCACCGCCGCGCCCGCGACCGCCACCTCCTCCCGGGTGCTGCACGCGACCAAGGGGCACGGCACCCAGAACGACTTCGTGCTGCTGGACGGCCGCGACGGCGTCGACCTCGACGCGGCGCTCGTCCGGGCGCTCGCCGACCGGCGCGCGGGCGTGGGGGCGGACGGCGTGATCCGGCTGGTCGCCAGCGGCGACCTGCCCGAGGGTGTCGCCGTGCTCGCCGAGGACCCCGCCGCCACGTGGTTCATGGACTACCGCAACGCCGACGGCTCCGTGGCGGAGATGTGCGGCAACGGTGTCCGGGTGGTCGCGGCCTACGCGCGGGCGCTCGGGCTCTGGGACCCCGCGGAGGGCGAGCTCGTGCTCGGCACGCGCGCCGGCGTCCGCCGCGTCCGCGAGGTCGAGGGGCCGGCCGGCGAGCTCTGGTACGCCGTCGACATGGGCGCGTGGCGCCTGCCGGGCGGCACCGGGGCGGCGTCCGCCGGCTTCGACGCCCAGGTCGCGGTGGCCGGACTCGACGTGCCCCGGCCGGCGCTCGGCGTCGACCTCGGGAACCCGCACACCGTGCTCGCGCTCGCCGGGGACGCCGAGCTGGACGACGCCGACCTCACGCGGGCGCCGGCCGTCGAGCCGGTGCCGCCGCACGGCACCAACGTCGAGCTCGTCGTGCCCCTCGGCGAGGAGCGGGACGCCGACGGCACCGTGCTGGGACGCCTCCGGATGCGGGTGCACGAGCGGGGCGTGGGGGAGACCCGGTCCTGCGGCACCGGCGCCTGCGCCGCGGCGCTCGCCGTGCGCACGTGGGCCGGGCCGCAGGCGCCCGACGTGTGGCTGGTCGACGTCCCCGGCGGCACGGTGCGGGTCACGGCGCTCGCGGACGGCCACGTCGAGCTCGCCGGGCCCGCGGTGCTCGTCGCGGACGTCGACGTCGACGTCGCGGCGCTCGCGGGCTGA
- a CDS encoding thioredoxin family protein yields the protein MTPDPRPRDADTPAREVLPPSGALPPGATAADAAGQPLDAGALRHPLGAAATFVQLSSAFCAPCRATRRILERVVATTEGVAHVEVDVADRADLAERFAVTRTPTVVLLDGGGRPVARVTGVPSLAQARAAVAAVAG from the coding sequence GTGACCCCCGATCCCCGGCCGCGTGACGCCGACACGCCGGCGCGTGAAGTGCTGCCGCCGTCCGGCGCGCTCCCGCCTGGCGCCACCGCGGCGGACGCGGCGGGGCAGCCCCTCGACGCGGGCGCGCTGCGCCACCCGCTCGGTGCCGCGGCCACGTTCGTGCAGCTCTCGTCGGCGTTCTGCGCCCCGTGCCGCGCGACCCGCCGGATCCTCGAGCGCGTCGTCGCGACGACCGAGGGCGTCGCCCACGTCGAGGTCGACGTCGCGGACCGGGCCGACCTCGCCGAGCGGTTCGCGGTGACGCGGACGCCGACGGTCGTGCTGCTCGACGGCGGCGGGCGGCCCGTGGCGCGCGTGACCGGCGTGCCGTCGCTCGCGCAGGCCCGTGCGGCGGTGGCCGCCGTCGCCGGCTGA
- a CDS encoding methyltransferase: MSPEHYFTAEPASDGELRRRTVHLAGRDLDVGTAGGVFSPDHLDAGTEVLLRHVPAPPRAGDLLDLGCGWGPVALSLALASPAARVWAVDVNERALDLTRRNAAAHGLAGVRAVRPEDVPDDVRFAAIWSNPPIRVGKETLHAMLRQWLRRLVPGGEAYLVVAKNLGSDSLLRWLGEELGGEADVDRVATSRGFRVLRVVAAG; encoded by the coding sequence GTGAGCCCCGAGCACTACTTCACGGCCGAGCCCGCGTCGGACGGCGAGCTCCGGCGCCGCACCGTGCACCTGGCCGGCCGGGACCTGGACGTCGGGACGGCGGGCGGCGTGTTCTCCCCGGACCACCTCGACGCGGGGACCGAGGTGCTGCTGCGCCACGTGCCCGCGCCGCCCCGCGCCGGCGACCTGCTGGACCTCGGGTGCGGGTGGGGGCCGGTCGCGCTGAGCCTCGCGCTGGCGTCCCCCGCGGCCCGCGTGTGGGCGGTCGACGTCAACGAGCGCGCCCTCGACCTCACGCGCCGCAACGCGGCGGCGCACGGGCTCGCCGGGGTGCGCGCGGTGCGCCCCGAGGACGTCCCGGACGACGTGCGGTTCGCGGCGATCTGGTCGAACCCGCCGATCCGGGTGGGCAAGGAGACCCTGCACGCGATGCTCCGCCAGTGGCTGCGCCGGCTCGTCCCCGGTGGTGAGGCGTACCTGGTCGTCGCCAAGAACCTCGGGTCGGACTCCCTGCTGCGCTGGCTGGGCGAGGAGCTGGGGGGCGAGGCGGACGTCGACCGCGTCGCCACGTCCCGGGGCTTCCGGGTGCTGCGGGTGGTCGCCGCGGGCTGA
- the hflX gene encoding GTPase HflX, protein MLARAGTALQDGATVHTAHDGEQLDLEERTSLRRVAGLSTELQDVTEVEYRQLRLERVVLVGLWGGPGTTQETAEISLRELAALAETAGSEVLDGLLQRRSTPDPGTYLGSGKAAELAGVVLAVGADTVVVDGELAPSQRRALEDVVKVKVVDRTALILDIFAQHAKSREGKAQVELAQLEYLLPRLRGWGESMSRQAGGQVGGAGAGMGSRGPGETKIELDRRRIRNRMAKLRREIAAMEPARQTKRASRKKNAIPSVAIAGYTNAGKSSLLNRLTDAGVLVENALFATLDPTVRRAQAADGRVYTLADTVGFVRNLPHQLVEAFRSTLEEVADADLVLHVVDASHPDPEGQIAAVRHVFADIPGAMDVPEIIVLNKADLAEPEALARLRSREHGAVVVSAHTGDGIDELQAVIADQLPRPGVTVDVVIPYDRGDLVHRVHETGEIDAEEHTELGTALRGRVDAGLASELAAAAVRGR, encoded by the coding sequence GTGCTGGCCCGGGCGGGCACGGCGCTCCAGGACGGCGCGACCGTCCACACCGCGCACGACGGGGAGCAGCTCGACCTCGAGGAGCGCACGTCGCTGCGCCGGGTGGCGGGGCTCTCGACGGAGCTCCAGGACGTCACCGAGGTCGAGTACCGGCAGCTCCGGCTGGAGCGCGTGGTGCTCGTCGGCCTCTGGGGCGGCCCGGGCACGACGCAGGAGACCGCCGAGATCTCGCTGCGGGAGCTCGCGGCGCTCGCCGAGACGGCCGGCTCCGAGGTGCTGGACGGGCTGCTGCAGCGCCGGTCCACGCCCGACCCCGGCACGTACCTCGGGTCCGGCAAGGCCGCGGAGCTCGCGGGCGTCGTCCTGGCCGTCGGCGCGGACACCGTCGTCGTCGACGGGGAGCTGGCGCCCTCGCAGCGCCGCGCGCTCGAGGACGTCGTCAAGGTGAAGGTCGTCGACCGGACCGCCCTGATCCTCGACATCTTCGCCCAGCACGCCAAGTCGCGGGAGGGCAAGGCGCAGGTCGAGCTCGCGCAGCTCGAGTACCTGCTCCCGCGCCTGCGCGGCTGGGGCGAGTCGATGTCCCGGCAGGCGGGTGGCCAGGTCGGCGGCGCCGGGGCCGGCATGGGCTCCCGCGGACCCGGTGAGACGAAGATCGAGCTGGACCGCCGCCGCATCCGCAACCGGATGGCCAAGCTGCGCCGCGAGATCGCCGCGATGGAGCCCGCCCGGCAGACCAAGCGGGCGTCCCGGAAGAAGAACGCGATCCCGTCGGTGGCGATCGCCGGCTACACCAACGCCGGCAAGTCCTCGCTGCTGAACCGGCTCACCGACGCCGGCGTCCTCGTGGAGAACGCGCTGTTCGCCACGCTGGACCCGACCGTGCGCCGCGCCCAGGCCGCGGACGGCCGCGTGTACACCCTGGCGGACACGGTGGGCTTCGTCCGGAACCTGCCGCACCAGCTCGTGGAGGCCTTCCGGTCGACGCTCGAGGAGGTCGCCGACGCTGACCTGGTGCTGCACGTCGTGGACGCCTCGCACCCCGACCCGGAGGGGCAGATCGCCGCGGTGCGGCACGTGTTCGCCGACATCCCGGGCGCGATGGACGTGCCCGAGATCATCGTGCTGAACAAGGCCGACCTCGCCGAGCCGGAGGCGCTCGCCCGCCTGCGCTCGCGCGAGCACGGCGCGGTCGTCGTCTCGGCGCACACCGGCGACGGGATCGACGAGCTCCAGGCGGTCATCGCCGACCAGCTCCCGCGCCCGGGCGTCACGGTCGACGTCGTGATCCCGTACGACCGCGGCGACCTGGTCCACCGGGTGCACGAGACCGGTGAGATCGACGCGGAGGAGCACACCGAGCTCGGGACGGCGCTGCGCGGGCGGGTCGACGCCGGCCTCGCGTCCGAGCTGGCGGCCGCAGCGGTCCGCGGCCGCTGA
- a CDS encoding ATP-dependent DNA helicase, whose protein sequence is MPDPAPDVDHLLDVAVAALGGAPREGQRRMAREVADAIEAGRHVMVQAGTGTGKSLGYLVPSVRHAVLADERVVVSTATLALQRQVMTRDLPLVADALAPELPRPPQVALLKGWHNYVCVHKTAGGYPPDDQGMLFDLGDRGAADHPATAEATDGEPAEKESLGAQVVRLREWAEATETGDRDDLVPGVGDRAWRQVSVTALECLGQRCPVLDECFPERARAAARSADVVVTNHAMLGIAASGSPGVLPEHQVLVVDEAHELADRVTAQSTAELSVATVEHAGRIARRHAGVATTDLDGAAAALGTALMQLPEGRFAQGLPEGTRATVAMVRDAARSLLTALRPEKPAAGESAQPDPGLKIATSAVLALFEVAERMAADPDDQRFTVLWCSRGERDGATRLYAAPLAVNGLIRTNLLAGRASVLTSATLSLGGEFRPMARAIGLEGAGEAAAATASVATPAAVLGAPGGSEGTDAGGAASAGEASARGRAGAEGTGSSATATLPWHGVDVGSPFDYPRQGILYIARRLPPPGREPATDAQLDEIEALVTAAGGRTLGLFSSRRAAVAVGEAMRERLDVPVLVQGEDQLPTLVRRFAEDEATCLFGTLSLWQGVDVPGRANQLVIIDRIPFPRPDDPVRSARSEAVAAAGGNGFMSVAATHAALLLAQGAGRLIRSVDDRGVVAVLDPRLATARYGEFLARSLPAFWRTTDREVALGALRRLAQP, encoded by the coding sequence GTGCCTGATCCAGCCCCGGACGTCGACCACCTCCTCGACGTGGCGGTGGCGGCGCTCGGCGGTGCGCCGCGCGAGGGCCAGCGGCGCATGGCCCGGGAGGTCGCCGACGCCATCGAGGCCGGCCGGCACGTGATGGTCCAGGCGGGCACCGGCACCGGGAAGTCGCTCGGGTACCTGGTGCCGTCGGTCCGGCACGCCGTGCTGGCCGACGAGCGCGTCGTGGTCTCGACGGCCACGCTCGCCCTGCAGCGTCAGGTCATGACGCGCGACCTGCCGCTCGTCGCGGACGCGCTCGCCCCGGAGCTGCCGCGGCCCCCGCAGGTCGCCCTGCTGAAGGGCTGGCACAACTACGTCTGCGTGCACAAGACCGCGGGCGGCTACCCGCCGGACGACCAGGGCATGCTGTTCGACCTGGGGGACCGCGGTGCGGCGGACCACCCCGCGACCGCGGAGGCGACGGACGGCGAGCCCGCGGAGAAGGAGTCGCTCGGGGCCCAGGTGGTCCGGCTGCGGGAGTGGGCGGAGGCCACGGAGACCGGCGACCGGGACGACCTGGTGCCCGGCGTCGGTGACCGCGCGTGGCGGCAGGTCTCCGTGACGGCGCTGGAGTGCCTGGGGCAGCGGTGCCCGGTGCTCGACGAGTGCTTCCCCGAGCGCGCGCGGGCCGCGGCGCGGTCCGCCGACGTCGTCGTGACGAACCACGCGATGCTCGGGATCGCGGCGTCCGGCTCGCCCGGCGTGCTGCCCGAGCACCAGGTGCTCGTGGTCGACGAGGCGCACGAGCTCGCCGACCGCGTCACGGCGCAGTCGACCGCGGAGCTGTCGGTGGCCACCGTCGAGCACGCCGGGCGGATCGCGCGCCGCCACGCCGGTGTCGCGACGACCGACCTCGACGGTGCCGCCGCGGCGCTCGGCACCGCCCTCATGCAGCTGCCCGAGGGCCGGTTCGCCCAGGGGCTGCCGGAGGGCACGCGCGCCACCGTGGCGATGGTGCGGGACGCCGCGCGGTCGCTGCTCACCGCCCTGCGTCCGGAGAAGCCCGCCGCGGGCGAGAGCGCCCAGCCGGACCCGGGCCTGAAGATCGCGACGTCCGCGGTGCTGGCGCTGTTCGAGGTGGCCGAGCGGATGGCGGCGGACCCCGACGACCAGCGGTTCACCGTCCTGTGGTGCTCTCGCGGGGAGCGCGACGGGGCGACCCGGCTGTACGCGGCGCCCCTCGCGGTGAACGGCCTGATCCGCACGAACCTGCTGGCCGGGAGGGCGTCCGTGCTGACCTCGGCCACGCTCAGCCTCGGCGGGGAGTTCCGGCCGATGGCGCGGGCGATCGGCCTCGAGGGGGCGGGCGAGGCGGCCGCCGCGACGGCCTCCGTGGCGACGCCCGCGGCGGTGCTCGGGGCGCCGGGCGGGAGCGAGGGGACGGACGCGGGGGGTGCGGCGTCCGCGGGGGAGGCGTCCGCTCGCGGGCGGGCGGGCGCCGAGGGGACCGGGTCGTCCGCGACCGCGACACTGCCCTGGCACGGCGTGGACGTCGGCAGCCCGTTCGACTACCCGCGCCAGGGCATCCTCTACATCGCGCGCCGCCTGCCGCCCCCCGGGCGCGAGCCGGCGACCGACGCGCAGCTCGACGAGATCGAGGCGCTCGTCACGGCCGCCGGCGGCCGGACCCTCGGGCTGTTCTCGTCGCGCCGCGCCGCGGTGGCCGTCGGCGAGGCGATGCGCGAGCGGCTGGACGTCCCGGTGCTCGTGCAGGGCGAGGACCAGCTCCCGACGCTGGTGCGGCGGTTCGCGGAGGACGAGGCCACGTGCCTGTTCGGCACCCTGTCGCTCTGGCAGGGCGTCGACGTCCCGGGCCGGGCGAACCAGCTCGTGATCATCGACCGCATCCCGTTCCCGCGCCCGGACGACCCCGTGCGGTCGGCCCGCTCCGAGGCCGTCGCCGCGGCCGGGGGCAACGGGTTCATGTCCGTCGCGGCCACCCACGCGGCGCTGCTGCTCGCGCAGGGGGCCGGGCGCCTCATCCGGTCCGTGGACGACCGGGGCGTCGTCGCCGTCCTCGACCCGCGTCTCGCCACGGCGCGGTACGGGGAGTTCCTGGCGCGGTCGCTGCCGGCGTTCTGGCGCACCACGGACCGCGAGGTCGCGCTCGGGGCGCTGCGCCGGCTCGCGCAGCCCTGA